In a genomic window of Telopea speciosissima isolate NSW1024214 ecotype Mountain lineage chromosome 5, Tspe_v1, whole genome shotgun sequence:
- the LOC122661054 gene encoding elongator complex protein 6-like, with the protein MDHSLNVLDEALRFNNATVDLHTGRVVLIEDCVETSGAFVLHQLIKRSLSPNSYGVVLFVAFAQPFSHYERILRKLSCNLVTHRDNGRFFFFDMPKLHHPNADVGNSDQDRVVDLYGKIQKALEVVSISPEYKNSCITIMIDDISLMEVAANGTSNNVVDFLHYCHTLTSELGCSLVILNHEDIYSDMMGPTLILQMEYLADVVIKAEPLVTGLAPDVHGQLTVINKRIIDEQGSLRNRVCNFHFNIKENNVEYFYPGSRS; encoded by the coding sequence ATGGATCACTCTTTGAATGTGCTCGATGAAGCCCTAAGATTCAACAATGCAACTGTGGATTTACATACTGGGAGAGTCGTACTCATTGAGGACTGCGTTGAGACCAGTGGAGCGTTCGTTCTTCACCAGTTGATAAAACGTTCCCTATCTCCCAACAGCTATGGTGTAGTGCTCTTTGTCGCTTTTGCACAACCCTTTTCTCACTACGAGCGTATCTTAAGAAAGCTTAGCTGCAACTTAGTCACTCACAGGGATAATGGtagattctttttctttgacatGCCTAAGCTGCATCATCCAAATGCAGATGTAGGAAACAGTGATCAAGATCGAGTGGTTGATTTGTATGGGAAAATCCAAAAAGCTTTGGAAGTTGTTAGTATCTCGCCTGAATACAAGAACAGCTGCATTACCATTATGATTGATGATATATCTCTTATGGAGGTAGCTGCTAATGGCACTTCAAATAATGTCGTAGACTTTCTGCATTACTGTCACACCTTAACCTCAGAACTTGGTTGCTCACTAGTAATACTTAATCATGAGGACATCTATTCAGACATGATGGGCCCTACACTTATTTTACAGATGGAATATCTTGCTGATGTTGTGATAAAGGCAGAGCCTTTGGTTACTGGTTTAGCGCCTGATGTGCATGGACAGTTGACTGTTATTAACAAGAGAATTATTGATGAGCAGGGGAGTTTGAGGAACAGAGTATGTAATTTCCACTTCAACATCAAGGAAAATAATGTTGAGTACTTCTATCCAGGGAGTCGATCCTGA